Proteins encoded in a region of the Candidatus Eisenbacteria bacterium genome:
- a CDS encoding sulfite exporter TauE/SafE family protein has translation MNQEVSIFVSFVAGLTSFISPCVLPIVPGYLSFISGVSLEEMQGDKAARKVMFAALAFVLGFSTVFVALGASATLVGAFLKHNSVLLARVAGVVIIVFGLHMTGLLKIPFLTYEKRFQARERPISPLGAYVVGLAFAFGWTPCIGPILAAILTLAAAQHTVAKGILLLSVYSLGLGLPFLLAAAAVNGFFKFFQGFKKHLHTVEVVSGVVMIAAGLLILTGYLTVLSNWFSQWLPSVG, from the coding sequence TTGAACCAGGAAGTGTCCATCTTCGTCAGCTTCGTCGCCGGCCTCACTTCGTTCATCTCCCCCTGCGTGCTGCCGATCGTCCCGGGGTACCTGTCGTTCATCTCCGGGGTGTCCCTGGAGGAGATGCAGGGGGACAAGGCCGCCCGCAAGGTGATGTTTGCCGCGCTGGCGTTCGTGCTGGGCTTCTCCACGGTGTTCGTGGCGCTGGGGGCCTCGGCCACCCTGGTGGGCGCGTTCCTCAAGCACAACTCGGTGCTGCTGGCGCGGGTGGCGGGGGTGGTGATCATCGTGTTCGGCCTGCACATGACCGGGCTGCTGAAGATCCCCTTCCTCACCTACGAGAAGCGCTTCCAGGCGCGCGAGCGCCCGATCAGCCCCCTGGGAGCCTACGTGGTGGGGCTGGCGTTCGCCTTCGGGTGGACGCCCTGCATCGGCCCCATCCTGGCGGCCATCCTCACGCTGGCGGCCGCGCAGCACACCGTGGCCAAGGGCATCCTGCTGTTGTCGGTGTACTCGCTGGGGCTGGGGCTGCCGTTCCTGCTGGCGGCCGCGGCGGTGAACGGGTTCTTCAAGTTCTTCCAGGGTTTCAAGAAGCACCTCCACACGGTGGAAGTGGTGAGCGGTGTGGTGATGATCGCCGCGGGCCTGCTCATCCTCACCGGTTACCTTACCGTGCTCTCGAACTGGTTCAGCCAGTGGCTGCCCAGCGTGGGGTGA
- a CDS encoding TlpA family protein disulfide reductase: protein MTVRFSRSALPTSLLLAALLAVLATGCAQRKEAPATEAAHGGAGQAVNTPPEAPAGEVQATPGGEKPWPAPAFELKTVDGGTARMADLKGKVVLVDFWATWCPPCKKEIPHLVTLYDRYKDKGLVVLGVADDPNDHSRVAPFVTKNQIPYPVAYSVEGTADSFGGLVGYPTVFVINRDGQVVGKFIGYTDESTLEAAVQKLL, encoded by the coding sequence ATGACCGTTCGATTCTCCCGCAGCGCCCTCCCGACCTCCCTGCTCCTCGCGGCGCTCTTGGCCGTGCTGGCCACTGGCTGCGCGCAGAGGAAAGAAGCGCCTGCCACCGAAGCCGCCCACGGCGGCGCCGGGCAGGCGGTCAACACGCCGCCGGAAGCGCCGGCCGGTGAAGTGCAGGCGACCCCGGGCGGCGAGAAGCCCTGGCCGGCCCCGGCGTTCGAGTTGAAGACCGTGGACGGGGGCACGGCGCGCATGGCCGACCTCAAGGGCAAGGTGGTGCTGGTGGACTTCTGGGCCACCTGGTGCCCGCCGTGCAAGAAGGAGATCCCGCACCTGGTCACGCTGTACGACCGGTACAAGGACAAGGGCCTGGTGGTGCTGGGCGTGGCGGACGATCCCAACGACCACTCCCGTGTGGCCCCGTTCGTGACGAAGAACCAGATTCCCTACCCGGTGGCCTACAGCGTGGAAGGCACGGCCGACTCGTTCGGCGGCCTGGTGGGCTACCCGACGGTGTTCGTGATCAACCGCGACGGCCAGGTGGTGGGCAAGTTCATCGGCTACACCGACGAATCCACGCTGGAAGCGGCCGTCCAGAAGCTGCTGTAA
- a CDS encoding 2,3-bisphosphoglycerate-independent phosphoglycerate mutase — MSRRRPVALVIMDGWGLRDDPRMNAVAIARTPNYDRLRREFPWTSLITSGEEVGLPAGQMGNSEVGHLNLGAGRIVYQDLVRVSRSVESGEFLRIPAFVDLVRALKQRGGALHLMGLLSDGGVHSHQRHLWALLEMCRQQGLDRVHVHAFLDGRDTPPQSGAGFMSELQERIRTLGVGDVASVGGRYYAMDRDKRWERVRRAWDVVVEGKGPLLPDPVQAIRASYAAGRTDEFMEPVAIGDGAPRGPLRPGDGVICFNFRADRARELCAALADPAFDGFPRQVPGIELVTMTRYREEFPFPVAFDNVRLTRILAEVFAANGLTNLRLAETEKYAHVTYFFNGGEETPFAGEERIMIASPRVATYDLQPEMSAPEVTRTMLAQVASGKFDAFVLNYANPDMVGHTGVLEAAVKAVETVDAGVGQVVDAILARGGAVMVTADHGNCEQMWDETTHGPHTAHSTNPVPFIVAEAEERRPLRSGGILADVAPTFLGLLGLEAPPEMTGRDLRARG; from the coding sequence ATGTCCCGACGCCGACCCGTCGCGCTGGTCATCATGGACGGCTGGGGGCTCCGCGACGACCCCCGGATGAACGCCGTGGCCATCGCCCGCACCCCCAACTACGACCGGCTGCGGCGCGAGTTCCCGTGGACCTCGCTGATCACGTCCGGCGAGGAGGTCGGCCTCCCGGCCGGCCAGATGGGCAACTCCGAGGTTGGCCACCTGAACCTGGGCGCGGGCCGCATCGTGTACCAGGACCTGGTGCGCGTCTCCAGGTCGGTGGAGTCCGGCGAGTTCCTCCGTATCCCGGCGTTCGTGGACCTGGTGCGCGCGCTGAAGCAGCGCGGCGGCGCGCTGCACCTGATGGGCCTGCTCTCCGACGGGGGCGTGCACAGCCACCAGCGGCACCTGTGGGCGCTGCTGGAGATGTGCCGGCAGCAGGGGCTGGACAGGGTCCACGTGCACGCATTCCTGGACGGGCGCGACACGCCGCCCCAGAGCGGCGCCGGCTTCATGTCCGAGCTGCAGGAGCGGATTCGCACCCTCGGCGTGGGCGACGTGGCCAGCGTCGGCGGCCGCTACTACGCCATGGACCGCGACAAGCGATGGGAACGCGTGCGACGCGCCTGGGACGTGGTGGTGGAGGGGAAGGGGCCGCTGCTGCCTGACCCGGTGCAGGCCATCCGGGCTTCCTACGCCGCCGGCAGGACCGACGAATTCATGGAGCCGGTGGCGATCGGCGACGGCGCGCCGCGGGGCCCGCTGCGTCCCGGCGACGGGGTGATCTGCTTCAACTTCCGCGCCGACCGTGCGCGCGAGCTGTGTGCCGCGCTCGCCGATCCCGCCTTCGACGGCTTTCCGCGGCAGGTGCCGGGAATCGAGCTGGTGACCATGACCCGCTACCGCGAGGAATTCCCGTTCCCGGTGGCCTTCGACAACGTGCGCCTGACCCGGATCCTGGCCGAGGTGTTCGCCGCGAACGGGCTCACCAACCTGAGACTGGCGGAGACCGAGAAGTACGCCCACGTCACGTATTTCTTCAACGGCGGCGAGGAGACCCCCTTCGCGGGCGAGGAGCGCATCATGATCGCCTCGCCCCGGGTGGCCACCTACGACCTGCAGCCGGAGATGAGCGCCCCCGAGGTGACCCGCACCATGCTGGCCCAGGTCGCCTCGGGCAAGTTCGACGCGTTCGTGCTGAACTACGCCAATCCCGACATGGTGGGTCACACCGGCGTGCTGGAGGCGGCCGTCAAGGCCGTGGAGACCGTGGACGCGGGCGTGGGCCAGGTGGTGGACGCCATCCTGGCGCGGGGTGGTGCCGTGATGGTCACCGCCGACCACGGCAATTGCGAGCAGATGTGGGACGAGACCACCCACGGCCCGCACACCGCGCACTCCACCAATCCGGTGCCGTTCATCGTGGCCGAGGCGGAAGAGCGCCGGCCGCTGCGCTCCGGCGGCATCCTGGCCGACGTGGCGCCCACGTTCCTGGGCCTGCTGGGCCTGGAAGCCCCGCCCGAGATGACCGGCCGCGACCTTCGCGCCCGTGGCTAG
- a CDS encoding aldehyde dehydrogenase family protein codes for MLSPWTGLPVAMVGQAGPREMERALEAASLAEPALAAWPRHARAAVLAEVARLLRRDGELLAGMIVREAGKPLRFARLEVDRAVRTFAWAAVEALQPLGEAHAMDVEPGGEDYLARTERFPVGVVAAITPFNFPLNLVAHKVAPAVAAGNPVIVKPPPQAPSAALHLGRLVVEAGAPPASIQVLPCGADVAQALATDPRVKLLSFTGSDAVGWKLRALASGRRCVLELGGDAAAVVHGDADLEWAAVRLALGAFLYAGQVCISVQRVLVERGALRRFARLFAHAAEDLAVGDPADPATVVGPMIDAAAQDRVRSWTAEAVRGGAKTLLAAERRGPVLTPCILEDAPGDSRLAREEVFGPVALVEGYDDFEAALDRVNHSRYGLQAAVFTSDPGRAERAFRRLEVGAVVVNDYPTLRFDHLPYGGVKASGQGREGVRAAMREMTEPRLLLQRVPGISAPGRPAVAAEPPGAAPRAIGIGPREGDEEHRSGVAAPAAAGSPAGGARPGKRRRRRGGRSHR; via the coding sequence GTGCTCTCGCCCTGGACCGGGCTGCCGGTGGCCATGGTCGGGCAGGCCGGGCCGCGGGAGATGGAGCGCGCGCTGGAAGCGGCGAGCCTGGCGGAGCCGGCGCTGGCCGCGTGGCCGCGCCACGCGCGCGCGGCGGTGCTGGCCGAGGTGGCCCGCCTGCTGCGCCGCGACGGCGAACTGCTGGCCGGGATGATCGTGCGCGAGGCCGGCAAGCCGCTGCGCTTCGCCCGCCTGGAGGTGGATCGCGCGGTGCGCACCTTCGCGTGGGCCGCCGTGGAGGCCCTGCAGCCGCTCGGCGAGGCGCACGCGATGGACGTGGAGCCCGGCGGCGAGGACTACCTGGCGCGGACCGAGCGGTTCCCCGTGGGGGTGGTGGCGGCCATCACCCCGTTCAACTTCCCGCTCAACCTGGTGGCGCACAAGGTGGCGCCGGCGGTGGCGGCCGGCAATCCGGTGATCGTGAAGCCGCCGCCGCAGGCGCCGTCCGCCGCGCTGCACCTGGGCCGGCTCGTGGTCGAAGCCGGCGCGCCGCCCGCCTCGATCCAGGTGCTGCCGTGCGGCGCGGACGTGGCCCAGGCGCTGGCCACGGACCCGCGCGTGAAGCTCTTGTCCTTCACCGGCAGCGACGCGGTGGGCTGGAAGCTGCGCGCCCTGGCTTCCGGCAGGCGCTGCGTGCTGGAGCTGGGCGGGGACGCGGCCGCGGTGGTGCACGGGGATGCCGACCTGGAATGGGCCGCCGTGCGGCTGGCCCTGGGCGCGTTCCTGTATGCCGGGCAGGTGTGCATCTCGGTGCAGCGGGTGCTGGTGGAGCGCGGCGCGCTGCGCCGCTTCGCGCGGCTGTTCGCACACGCCGCGGAGGACCTCGCCGTGGGCGACCCGGCCGATCCCGCCACGGTGGTGGGCCCGATGATCGACGCCGCAGCCCAGGACCGGGTGCGGTCCTGGACCGCGGAGGCGGTGCGCGGCGGCGCGAAGACGCTGCTGGCGGCCGAGCGTCGCGGCCCGGTGCTCACGCCGTGCATCCTGGAGGACGCCCCGGGCGACAGCCGCCTGGCGCGTGAGGAAGTCTTCGGCCCGGTGGCGCTGGTGGAGGGCTACGACGATTTCGAGGCGGCCCTCGACCGGGTGAACCACTCGCGCTACGGGTTGCAGGCCGCGGTGTTCACCTCCGATCCGGGCCGGGCGGAGCGGGCCTTCCGCAGGCTGGAGGTGGGTGCGGTGGTGGTGAACGACTATCCCACCCTGCGCTTCGACCACCTGCCCTATGGCGGCGTGAAGGCCTCCGGGCAGGGCCGGGAAGGGGTGCGCGCCGCGATGCGCGAGATGACCGAGCCGCGCCTGCTGCTGCAGCGGGTCCCGGGCATCTCCGCGCCGGGCCGGCCCGCGGTGGCCGCAGAGCCGCCCGGCGCCGCCCCGCGGGCCATCGGGATCGGACCCCGGGAGGGCGACGAGGAGCACCGTTCCGGCGTCGCCGCGCCGGCCGCGGCCGGGTCCCCGGCGGGGGGAGCCCGGCCCGGGAAGCGCCGTCGCCGCCGGGGGGGACGCAGCCACCGGTAG
- a CDS encoding NAD-dependent epimerase/dehydratase family protein — protein sequence MRILVTGGAGFIASHVADRYVALGHEVAVLDNLSTGFLPNVPPQARFYEADLRDADAVARVFQDFRPQVVNHHAAQIDVRVSVDDPAGDALINVVGSCRLLTLCRKHGVERFVYISSGGAIYGEPRYLPVDEEHPVSPEAPYGITKHTVEHYLEIERRLFGLKTVVLRYPNIYGPRQNPRGEAGVNAIFIGMMLEGRVPVIYGDGNAERDYLYVLDAVEANHLALSRGEGQAFNLGWGEGISVNRLYGLLQELVPFPQPVRYSEARPGEVSRIYLSAAKARAGLGWEPRVDFRQGLRNTIEFVRSGAAR from the coding sequence TTGCGCATCCTCGTCACCGGCGGCGCCGGATTCATCGCCTCGCACGTCGCCGACCGCTACGTGGCCCTGGGCCACGAAGTGGCGGTGCTGGACAACCTGAGCACCGGCTTCCTGCCCAACGTGCCGCCGCAGGCCCGTTTCTACGAGGCCGACCTGCGCGATGCCGACGCCGTGGCCCGGGTGTTCCAGGACTTCCGGCCCCAGGTGGTGAATCACCACGCCGCCCAGATTGACGTGCGGGTGTCGGTGGACGACCCGGCTGGCGACGCCCTGATCAACGTGGTGGGCAGCTGCCGCCTGCTGACGCTATGCCGCAAGCACGGCGTGGAACGCTTCGTGTACATCTCCAGCGGCGGGGCGATCTATGGCGAGCCCCGCTACCTGCCGGTGGACGAGGAGCACCCGGTCAGCCCCGAGGCGCCCTACGGCATCACCAAGCACACCGTGGAGCACTATCTCGAGATCGAGCGGCGGCTGTTCGGGCTGAAGACGGTGGTGCTGCGCTACCCCAACATCTACGGCCCGCGCCAGAACCCCAGAGGCGAGGCGGGGGTGAACGCGATCTTCATCGGGATGATGCTCGAGGGCCGCGTCCCGGTGATCTACGGCGACGGCAACGCCGAGCGCGACTACCTGTACGTGCTGGACGCGGTGGAGGCCAACCATCTGGCGCTGTCGCGCGGGGAAGGCCAGGCATTCAACCTGGGGTGGGGAGAGGGCATTTCGGTGAACCGCCTGTATGGCCTGCTGCAGGAACTGGTGCCGTTCCCGCAGCCGGTGCGCTACTCCGAGGCGCGGCCCGGCGAAGTGAGCCGCATCTACCTGTCCGCCGCGAAGGCCCGGGCCGGGCTGGGATGGGAGCCCCGGGTGGACTTCCGGCAGGGGCTGCGGAACACCATCGAGTTCGTGCGCTCCGGGGCCGCGCGCTAG
- the rho gene encoding transcription termination factor Rho: protein MDLQEMKGKTISELLQVAQEMNVPGTSGLRKSELIFKILEAQTQKNGLIFAEGVLEILPEGYGFLRSPDYNYLPGPDDIYVSPSQIKRFDLRTGDTISGQVRPPKDGERYFALLRVEAVNFESPEAAKEKILFDNLTPLYPQERIKLENKNRDICTRIIDLLTPIGKGQRGLIVSPPRAGKTVLLQKLANSITENHPEIVLIVLLIDERPEEVTDMERSVQGEVVSSTFDEPAERHVQVADMVIEKAKRLVEHKKDVVILLDSITRLARAHNTVVPNSGKILSGGVDANALQRPKRFFGAARNIEGGGSLTIMATALIETGSRMDDVIFEEFKGTGNMELILDRKIADKRIYPAIDINRSGTRKEELLMEPETINKVWILRKFLNEQNPVEAMEFLISKMSESKTNRKFLEMMNS from the coding sequence ATGGATTTGCAGGAAATGAAGGGAAAGACCATCTCGGAGCTGCTCCAGGTGGCTCAGGAGATGAACGTTCCCGGAACCAGCGGCCTGCGGAAATCGGAACTGATCTTCAAGATCCTCGAGGCGCAGACCCAGAAGAACGGTCTGATCTTCGCCGAAGGGGTGCTGGAGATCCTTCCCGAGGGCTACGGCTTCCTGCGCTCGCCGGACTACAACTACCTGCCCGGTCCCGACGACATCTACGTCTCGCCGTCCCAGATCAAGCGTTTCGATCTGCGCACCGGCGACACGATCTCGGGCCAGGTCCGGCCCCCCAAGGACGGGGAGCGCTACTTCGCGCTGCTGCGCGTCGAGGCGGTGAACTTCGAGAGCCCCGAGGCGGCCAAGGAGAAGATCCTCTTTGACAACCTCACGCCGCTCTACCCGCAGGAGCGCATCAAGCTCGAGAACAAGAACCGCGACATCTGCACGCGGATCATCGACCTGCTGACCCCCATCGGGAAGGGGCAGCGCGGGCTGATCGTCTCCCCGCCGCGTGCGGGCAAGACCGTCCTGCTGCAGAAACTGGCCAACAGCATCACCGAGAACCACCCCGAGATCGTGCTGATCGTGCTGCTCATCGACGAGCGCCCGGAGGAAGTCACCGACATGGAGCGCTCGGTGCAGGGCGAGGTGGTGAGCTCCACCTTCGACGAGCCCGCCGAGCGGCACGTGCAGGTGGCCGACATGGTGATCGAGAAGGCCAAGCGCCTGGTCGAGCACAAGAAGGACGTGGTGATCCTGCTCGACTCCATCACCCGCCTGGCGCGCGCCCACAACACGGTGGTGCCGAACTCCGGCAAGATCCTCTCCGGCGGCGTGGACGCCAACGCCCTGCAGCGCCCCAAGCGTTTCTTCGGCGCGGCGCGCAACATCGAGGGCGGCGGCAGCCTTACAATCATGGCCACGGCCCTGATCGAGACCGGCTCGCGCATGGACGACGTGATCTTCGAGGAGTTCAAGGGCACCGGCAACATGGAGCTGATCCTCGACCGCAAGATCGCCGACAAGCGCATCTACCCGGCCATTGACATCAACCGCTCGGGGACCCGCAAGGAGGAGCTGCTCATGGAGCCGGAGACCATCAACAAGGTCTGGATCCTGCGCAAGTTCCTCAACGAGCAGAACCCGGTGGAGGCGATGGAGTTCCTCATCTCGAAGATGAGTGAGTCCAAGACCAACAGGAAATTCCTGGAAATGATGAACTCGTAG
- the rpmE gene encoding 50S ribosomal protein L31: MKAGIHPDYKTSKILCACGNVIETRSTMGSHHVEICSNCHPFYTGKQKLMDTAGRVERFRRKYAKKDEAPASS, translated from the coding sequence ATGAAGGCAGGCATTCACCCCGACTACAAGACCAGCAAGATCCTCTGCGCGTGCGGAAATGTCATCGAGACCCGCTCCACCATGGGCAGCCACCACGTGGAAATCTGCTCCAACTGCCACCCGTTCTACACGGGCAAGCAAAAGCTGATGGACACCGCCGGCCGCGTGGAGCGCTTCCGCCGCAAGTACGCCAAGAAGGACGAGGCTCCGGCCTCCTCGTAG
- a CDS encoding DUF1385 domain-containing protein, with amino-acid sequence MMRSPGRVATAVRRQDGAIVWQEKPFISVTRKVKPLGWPVVRGAVVLIEAMSLGISSLSYAADEAAREPGEAAPAPGEKKTSWFSALVLPLTVAASLVLGFLAFFALPLWLTGLFHLRSSLGFNLVDGVFRLAIFLLYLWGIGRWSEMQRVFEYHGAEHKTIHALEAGVELTPENVQQFSRFHPRCGTSFLLIVMLLSIVVFSLLGKPENWLQRVERFLFIPVIAGVGFEFVRLSAKYSSLRPVAWLIQPGLDLQKLTTREPSMDQLEVAITALKAVWNEETAAMAPDAALAAACEG; translated from the coding sequence ATGATGCGCTCCCCGGGCCGCGTGGCCACCGCGGTGCGCCGCCAGGACGGCGCGATCGTGTGGCAGGAGAAGCCGTTCATCTCCGTGACCCGCAAGGTCAAGCCGCTGGGCTGGCCGGTGGTGCGCGGCGCGGTGGTGCTCATCGAGGCCATGTCGCTGGGAATCTCCTCGCTGTCCTATGCGGCCGACGAGGCCGCGCGCGAGCCGGGCGAGGCCGCCCCCGCGCCGGGAGAGAAGAAGACCTCGTGGTTCTCGGCGCTGGTGCTGCCGCTCACCGTGGCCGCCTCGCTGGTGCTGGGCTTCCTGGCCTTCTTCGCGCTGCCGCTGTGGCTCACCGGTCTGTTCCACCTGCGGAGCAGCCTGGGGTTCAACCTGGTGGACGGCGTGTTCCGGCTGGCGATCTTCCTGCTCTACCTCTGGGGCATCGGCCGCTGGAGCGAGATGCAGCGCGTGTTCGAGTACCACGGCGCGGAGCACAAGACCATCCACGCGCTGGAGGCGGGCGTGGAGCTCACCCCGGAGAACGTGCAGCAGTTCAGCCGTTTCCACCCCCGTTGCGGCACCAGCTTCCTGCTCATCGTGATGCTGCTGAGCATCGTGGTGTTCTCGCTGCTGGGCAAGCCGGAGAACTGGCTGCAGCGCGTGGAGCGCTTCCTGTTCATCCCGGTGATCGCGGGTGTGGGGTTCGAATTCGTGCGGCTCTCGGCGAAGTACAGCTCGCTGCGGCCCGTGGCGTGGCTGATCCAGCCCGGCCTGGACCTCCAGAAGCTCACCACCCGCGAGCCTTCGATGGATCAGCTCGAGGTGGCCATCACCGCGCTCAAGGCGGTGTGGAACGAAGAGACCGCGGCCATGGCGCCCGACGCGGCGCTGGCTGCGGCCTGCGAGGGGTGA
- the prfA gene encoding peptide chain release factor 1: MRRALEQAVRRHRELSERLVDPAVLADHRETQKVAKERSDLEDAVACFDDLVRLERSIADDEAVSRSDDAELAEMARAELPGLRDELARLEARAREILLPKDPNDSRNVIVEIRAGTGGDEAALFAAELYRMYTKYAEKLGYGIEVLNTSGASGIGGLKEAIFQVNGRDAYSRLKFESGVHRVQRVPVTEASGRIHTSAVTVAVLPEAEDVDVEIRQEDLEIDVYRAGGPGGQGVNTTDSAVRVTHLPTGLVVTCQDQRSQIKNRAKAIKVLKSRLLDRMQREQEEKQAKERRSQVSTGDRSAKIRTYNFPQGRVTDHRIGLTVYRLQGVLEGELEEFTEGLRAADVQARMEGRSLADAKAAAEED; this comes from the coding sequence ATGAGGCGGGCCCTCGAGCAGGCGGTGCGGCGCCACCGGGAGCTTTCGGAGCGGCTGGTGGATCCGGCGGTGCTGGCCGACCACCGTGAGACGCAGAAGGTGGCCAAGGAGCGCTCCGATCTGGAGGACGCGGTGGCCTGCTTCGACGACCTGGTGCGCCTGGAGCGCTCGATCGCCGACGACGAGGCCGTTTCCCGCAGCGACGATGCCGAGCTGGCCGAGATGGCCCGGGCCGAGCTGCCCGGGCTGCGTGACGAGCTCGCGCGGCTGGAGGCGCGGGCCCGCGAGATCCTCCTGCCCAAGGATCCCAACGACAGCCGCAACGTGATCGTGGAGATCCGCGCCGGCACCGGCGGGGACGAGGCCGCCCTGTTCGCCGCCGAGCTCTACCGCATGTACACCAAGTACGCGGAGAAGCTGGGTTACGGAATCGAGGTGCTGAACACCAGCGGCGCCTCCGGCATCGGCGGTCTCAAGGAGGCCATCTTCCAGGTCAACGGCAGGGACGCCTACAGCAGGCTCAAGTTCGAGAGCGGCGTGCACCGGGTGCAGCGGGTGCCGGTCACCGAGGCGTCGGGGCGCATCCACACTTCGGCGGTCACGGTGGCGGTGCTGCCCGAGGCCGAGGACGTGGATGTCGAGATCCGCCAGGAGGACCTCGAGATCGACGTGTACCGCGCCGGCGGGCCCGGCGGCCAGGGCGTGAACACCACCGACTCGGCGGTGCGCGTGACGCACCTGCCCACCGGGCTGGTGGTCACCTGCCAGGACCAGCGCTCCCAGATCAAGAACCGCGCCAAGGCCATCAAGGTGCTCAAGTCCCGCCTGCTGGACCGCATGCAGCGCGAGCAGGAGGAGAAGCAGGCCAAGGAACGCCGCTCGCAGGTGTCCACCGGCGATCGCAGCGCCAAGATCCGCACCTACAATTTCCCGCAGGGCCGCGTGACCGACCACCGCATCGGCCTGACCGTCTACCGCCTGCAAGGCGTGCTGGAGGGGGAATTGGAGGAATTCACGGAGGGGCTGCGCGCTGCCGACGTGCAGGCCCGCATGGAAGGGCGCTCGCTGGCGGACGCGAAGGCGGCGGCGGAGGAGGACTGA
- the prmC gene encoding peptide chain release factor N(5)-glutamine methyltransferase, with protein MKAVLRELQSLMGPVGPHEAEDLLAHVLGVRRAELFTGAGSPDPEQWERARALAARRAAGEPLQDLIGWVPFLDARVRVGPGVLVPRPETELLTSTALELWAELGIPEPRHALDVGTGSGCIAAAVALADPRARVTATDISGEALAWAARTVYENGLAGRVRLLKGDLFEPLQAAGCRDGFASLVISNPPYVADGEREALPVEVRGHEPAGALFSGPEGLDHISRIIAGIPRWLAAPGLLAVEIGWKQEAAALSLARSRGVFARAEVRPDLAGRPRMLFGWR; from the coding sequence ATGAAAGCGGTCCTGCGCGAGCTCCAATCCCTGATGGGTCCCGTCGGGCCGCACGAAGCCGAGGATCTCCTGGCGCACGTGCTGGGAGTGCGGCGGGCGGAGTTGTTCACGGGGGCCGGAAGCCCGGATCCCGAACAGTGGGAGCGCGCCCGCGCGCTCGCTGCCCGCCGCGCGGCGGGCGAGCCGCTGCAGGACCTCATCGGCTGGGTGCCGTTCCTGGACGCGCGCGTGCGCGTGGGGCCTGGAGTGCTGGTGCCGCGGCCGGAGACGGAATTGCTCACCTCCACGGCGCTGGAACTGTGGGCGGAACTGGGCATCCCGGAACCGCGCCACGCGCTGGACGTGGGCACCGGGTCGGGTTGCATCGCCGCCGCGGTGGCGCTGGCCGACCCGCGGGCGCGGGTCACGGCCACCGACATCTCCGGCGAGGCGCTGGCGTGGGCGGCGCGCACCGTGTACGAGAACGGCCTCGCCGGCCGCGTGCGGTTGTTGAAGGGGGACTTGTTCGAGCCGCTGCAGGCGGCCGGCTGCCGGGACGGGTTCGCCTCGCTGGTGATCTCGAACCCGCCCTACGTGGCCGACGGGGAGCGGGAGGCCCTCCCGGTGGAGGTGCGCGGGCACGAACCCGCGGGGGCGCTGTTCTCCGGCCCCGAGGGCCTGGACCACATCTCCCGGATCATCGCCGGGATCCCGCGCTGGCTGGCCGCCCCCGGTCTGCTGGCGGTCGAGATCGGATGGAAGCAGGAGGCCGCCGCGCTCTCGCTGGCCCGCTCCCGCGGCGTGTTCGCTCGCGCGGAGGTGCGGCCCGACCTGGCCGGCCGTCCACGGATGCTGTTCGGCTGGCGGTAG